One genomic segment of Mauremys mutica isolate MM-2020 ecotype Southern chromosome 10, ASM2049712v1, whole genome shotgun sequence includes these proteins:
- the FAM117B gene encoding protein FAM117B isoform X2: protein MRDKATQTESAWAEEYLEKKKGSHKRSASWGSTDQLKEIAKLRQQLQRSKHSSRHHRDKERQSPFHGNHAAINQCQAPIPKSVIVPVIPITKSTGSRFRNSIEGLNQEIEIIIKETGSKEEQLIPQDIPDGHRAPPPLAQRSSSTRNMDTQTPGGADRGSNNSSRSQSVSPTSFLTISNEGSEESPCSADDLLADSKDKENGNNSPLPKYATSPKPNNSYMFKREPPEGCEKVKVFEESLPKPLHEIPAFYCPDKNKVNFIPKSGSAFCLVSILKPLLPTPDLTLKGTTHSLTVSSGMTPNLLQPIAMASLSANTEQDRISRGTSTVIPQTSILQQSGHIEEAE from the exons ACAGAGAGTGCCTGGGCTGAAGAATATTTAGAAAAGAAGAAAGGATCTCACAAGCGTTCAGcatcctggggcagcacagaccAACTCAAGGAG ATTGCAAAATTGCGTCAGCAGTTGCAGAGAAGTAAACACAGCAGCAGGCATCATCGGGATAAAGAAAGACAGTCTCCATTCCATGGTAACCATGCAGCCATTAATCAGTGCCAG GCTCCCATCCCAAAAAGTGTAATTGTTCCTGTTATACCCATAACCAAATCGACAGGATCACGTTTCCGGAACAGCATAGAGGGGCTGAATCAGGAGATTGAGATAATAATTAAGGAGACAGGAAGCAAGGAAGAACAGCTGATT CCACAAGATATTCCAGATGGGCACCGTGCTCCCCCTCCGCTGGCGCAGCGCAGTAGCAGTACTCGCAACATGGATACCCAAACACCCGGTGGAGCAGACAGAGGCAGTAACAACAGCAGCCGTTCCCAGTCTGTGTCCCCCACCTCATTTCTTACTATCTCAAATGAGGGCAGTGAGGAAAGCCCTTGCTCTGCTGATGACCTTCTTGCTGACTCCAAAGATAAAG AGAATGGGAACAACTCTCCCTTGCCCAAATATGCTACCTCGCCAAAACCCAATAACAGCTACATGTTCAAGCGTGAACCTCCTGAGGGCTGCGAGAAGGTGAAAGTCTTTGAAGAAAGTTT GCCAAAGCCATTGCATGAAATTCCAGCCTTCTACTGTCCTGACAAGAACAAAGTGAATTTCATTCCTAAAAGTGGCTCTGCTTTCTGCCTTGTCAGTATTCTCAAGCCGCTTCTTCCCACACCGGATCTTACACTCAAAGGCACTACTCATAGCCTGACTGTCTCCTCTGGCATGACACCTAATTTGTTACAGCCCATTGCCATGGCCTCCCTGTCTGCAAACACTGAGCAAGACCGGATCTCTCGTGGAACAAGTACAGTAATACCACAGACCTCTATACTCCAGCAATCAGGACATATCGAAGAAGCTGAGTGA